The following are from one region of the Terriglobales bacterium genome:
- a CDS encoding efflux RND transporter periplasmic adaptor subunit — protein sequence MNGREQKFLVIGLALGLLISLAAIRGIRVMQNRRAVLASRPASETARSESIARSESQAASSGIDSELFAESGASVELTAQEQAAAGIQLEPVRRRRLTDHLQAFGRVEEPETQLATISARIAGRIDKLYVQYTGQTIQRGQAIAEIYSPEVSTTVEEYRLALESRRQLGENAEQQAIEQADDLVAASRHRLELWGISPSKISEDHSGDSVPHVTIYAPTGGTIVERKATQGQYVNTGDVLYTLADLSSVWVKADVYEIDLPQIRVNHAVIITSDALPGSSIHGRVEFIEPTASTKTRTVPVHIHVSNAGMRLRPGMFVRAEFVSASSANLLVVPRSAVLDTGTRQIAYVAKGNGVFEARQIEVGRAGEDYYPVLKGLRDGEQVVVNGSFLIDSQTRLTGGMTGLFGGSKEFAAHEGNRAATGEGASRVKFNLTTDPAPLKGNELATFYVGLTDRNGGRVNDAQVKVTLVMPAMPSMNMQEMRSGGELRWTGSEYAGQIRVPMAGSWNTTVEVTRGGKALAVEHVRLRAQ from the coding sequence ATGAACGGACGAGAACAGAAATTCCTTGTCATTGGACTTGCCCTTGGCCTGCTGATCTCGCTGGCTGCGATTCGGGGCATTCGTGTAATGCAGAACAGACGCGCGGTGCTGGCGAGCCGGCCGGCCAGCGAAACGGCGCGCTCAGAGAGCATAGCGCGCTCAGAGAGCCAGGCAGCCTCTTCCGGAATCGATTCCGAGTTATTCGCGGAATCCGGCGCCTCCGTCGAGCTCACCGCGCAGGAGCAGGCGGCTGCGGGCATACAACTGGAACCAGTGCGCCGCCGGCGGCTGACGGATCATCTGCAGGCCTTCGGGCGCGTGGAAGAACCAGAAACTCAGCTAGCCACGATTAGTGCTCGCATAGCGGGGCGCATCGACAAGCTTTATGTGCAATACACCGGGCAGACGATCCAACGCGGTCAGGCGATCGCAGAAATCTACAGTCCTGAAGTAAGCACCACGGTCGAAGAGTATCGGCTGGCACTGGAGAGCCGCCGACAACTGGGGGAAAACGCAGAGCAGCAGGCCATCGAGCAGGCTGACGATCTGGTTGCCGCCAGCCGGCACCGGCTAGAGTTATGGGGCATTTCTCCGTCAAAGATCAGCGAGGACCACAGCGGCGATTCCGTTCCTCACGTTACCATCTACGCTCCTACCGGCGGGACTATCGTTGAACGCAAAGCAACGCAGGGTCAGTACGTCAACACCGGCGACGTTCTTTACACGCTGGCGGATTTGAGTTCCGTGTGGGTGAAGGCAGACGTGTACGAAATCGATCTGCCACAGATTCGCGTGAATCACGCGGTGATCATCACTTCCGACGCACTTCCCGGCAGCAGCATTCACGGTCGCGTGGAGTTCATCGAGCCGACCGCCAGCACTAAGACTCGTACTGTGCCGGTTCATATTCACGTCAGCAACGCCGGAATGCGTCTGCGTCCCGGAATGTTCGTGCGCGCCGAGTTCGTTTCGGCGAGCTCGGCCAATTTGCTGGTGGTACCACGTTCTGCGGTTCTCGATACCGGTACACGTCAGATCGCGTACGTCGCCAAGGGGAATGGAGTCTTCGAAGCACGGCAGATCGAGGTCGGACGCGCTGGCGAAGATTATTACCCGGTGCTGAAAGGGCTGCGCGATGGCGAGCAGGTGGTGGTGAATGGCAGCTTCCTGATCGATTCCCAGACTCGCCTCACCGGCGGCATGACCGGATTGTTTGGGGGATCGAAGGAGTTCGCGGCACACGAGGGGAACCGAGCCGCTACTGGAGAAGGTGCGTCGCGGGTGAAGTTCAACCTGACCACCGACCCGGCCCCGCTTAAAGGAAATGAGTTGGCTACCTTTTATGTGGGCCTCACGGACAGAAATGGTGGCCGAGTCAACGATGCACAGGTGAAGGTCACGCTGGTGATGCCAGCTATGCCGTCGATGAACATGCAGGAGATGCGAAGTGGCGGGGAGCTTCGGTGGACCGGCAGCGAATACGCAGGACAGATTCGCGTGCCCATGGCGGGCTCGTGGAACACAACTGTTGAGGTCACGCGCGGGGGTAAAGCCCTCGCGGTCGAGCACGTTCGCTTGCGAGCGCAGTAG
- a CDS encoding TolC family protein, whose protein sequence is MRVSRLIALLLLAPIALLAEDPFPLDLSELGETMQQHHSEVPAKTLAELEEIAMVSNPEIRAAVRRVTIAEQRQADAGALEDPVFQYRDWGTPLRQPWNLNQAQNMFMFSQSLPGPGKRGLRSEIAGKQIDIAKAELEATRREVGTRVRKAFYDLLRNYDEWRLHDEQATLARQGLEAARIKYTVGRVPQQDVLKAQIALTRLMEHLIDLEQNGQIARATLNALCGRDPSQPLEVVGEYVIPDRLPKLADLQRLAVESRPELLAISKAIEQSEAKQRLAEKSYSPDYTVGGGYMLLPEDAKFRNNYMLEFSLNLPWLNRRKHESEIGEARAAVSAQQAEYENQRSAVFLQIQEAWIKARTAQRMAVLYRDTLRPQAEASLKAAAAAYKNDRGDYLNLLDSQNLNLDVQSSYFKAEAEFESRMAELEQAVGAPIPRESTSKSSSAGGVQ, encoded by the coding sequence ATGAGAGTCTCACGTCTAATCGCCCTATTACTACTGGCGCCGATCGCGCTGCTTGCAGAAGATCCCTTTCCGCTCGATTTGTCGGAACTCGGCGAGACGATGCAACAGCATCATTCTGAGGTCCCGGCGAAGACCCTCGCCGAACTGGAAGAGATCGCGATGGTGAGCAACCCGGAAATTCGCGCAGCTGTCCGTCGTGTCACCATTGCAGAGCAGCGTCAGGCAGACGCTGGTGCGCTGGAGGATCCAGTCTTCCAGTATCGCGATTGGGGCACGCCGCTGCGGCAGCCCTGGAACCTGAACCAGGCGCAGAACATGTTCATGTTTTCGCAGTCCCTGCCCGGACCAGGAAAACGCGGCTTGCGTTCCGAGATTGCCGGCAAGCAGATCGACATCGCCAAAGCTGAGCTGGAGGCCACGCGCCGCGAAGTCGGTACTCGGGTTCGCAAAGCGTTCTACGACCTACTGCGAAACTACGACGAATGGCGATTGCATGACGAGCAGGCCACGCTGGCTCGTCAGGGACTGGAGGCCGCGCGCATCAAGTACACCGTTGGCCGTGTTCCGCAGCAGGATGTCTTGAAAGCACAAATTGCGCTGACCCGCCTGATGGAGCACCTCATTGACCTGGAACAAAATGGCCAGATCGCCCGCGCTACTTTAAACGCGCTTTGTGGGCGTGATCCCTCACAACCGCTGGAAGTTGTTGGCGAATACGTGATTCCCGATCGCCTTCCTAAACTGGCGGACCTGCAGAGACTGGCGGTGGAGAGCCGACCTGAACTACTGGCGATTTCGAAAGCCATCGAGCAAAGCGAGGCCAAGCAGCGCCTGGCGGAAAAATCATATTCGCCCGACTACACCGTGGGCGGTGGTTACATGCTCCTGCCGGAAGACGCGAAGTTCCGCAACAACTACATGCTTGAGTTCTCACTGAATCTTCCCTGGCTGAACCGCCGCAAGCACGAGTCCGAGATCGGTGAAGCCCGGGCAGCAGTCTCTGCTCAGCAGGCGGAATACGAGAATCAACGCAGTGCTGTTTTCCTGCAAATTCAGGAAGCGTGGATCAAAGCGCGGACGGCACAGCGTATGGCCGTGCTTTATCGCGACACGCTTCGCCCACAAGCTGAAGCCTCGCTCAAAGCGGCGGCCGCCGCGTACAAGAATGATCGCGGCGACTATCTGAACCTGCTGGACAGTCAGAACCTGAATCTCGACGTGCAGTCCAGTTACTTCAAAGCAGAAGCCGAATTTGAAAGCCGCATGGCGGAGCTGGAGCAGGCGGTCGGAGCGCCGATTCCACGGGAGTCCACGAGCAAGTCCTCCTCAGCAGGAGGAGTGCAATGA